The following proteins are encoded in a genomic region of Streptomyces lunaelactis:
- a CDS encoding RICIN domain-containing protein has protein sequence MARSVNRVGILAVLASLLVLLIPGTANAADPPIRYTSWINNAAIYEMRASYSWQCMDVRGESQNPGAIIQRFDCKGRLHQRFYFMPSGTPGLFLIGVYGTYCIGAQNASTADNTPIVLGHCQGPGQHFRWVDRGNDHWEIVEAASGKCLHDTGRRNPVELRPCGNITEPYPSLWTPRYDRQYNYTSVWG, from the coding sequence ATGGCTCGAAGTGTGAACCGCGTCGGGATCCTCGCGGTCCTGGCATCGCTGCTCGTTCTGCTGATCCCCGGCACGGCCAACGCGGCCGACCCGCCGATCCGTTACACGTCGTGGATCAACAACGCCGCGATCTACGAGATGCGCGCCTCGTACTCGTGGCAGTGCATGGATGTACGCGGTGAATCCCAGAACCCGGGTGCGATCATCCAGCGGTTCGACTGCAAGGGCCGACTGCACCAGCGGTTCTATTTCATGCCCTCGGGCACTCCGGGTCTCTTCCTCATCGGCGTCTACGGCACGTACTGCATCGGCGCCCAGAACGCGTCGACCGCCGACAACACCCCGATCGTGCTGGGCCACTGCCAGGGACCGGGCCAGCACTTCCGCTGGGTCGACCGCGGCAACGATCACTGGGAGATCGTCGAGGCAGCGAGCGGCAAGTGCCTCCACGACACCGGCCGGCGCAACCCGGTCGAACTCCGCCCGTGCGGCAACATCACCGAGCCGTACCCGAGCCTGTGGACGCCCCGCTACGACCGTCAGTACAACTACACCAGCGTCTGGGGCTGA
- a CDS encoding response regulator transcription factor, which yields MITVAVVDDDRMLLDGLRAWLDNATGIRLTATADTVDGLIAAGPLCDVVLLDLVLRDASLPAENIRRLREAGSRVLVISAVADRRRIIAAVAAGADGYLTKDHDLPTLVNAVEEVAGGGTAHSAELAFAWAYDDAPARPSLSPKELEVLLGYASGLTLKATARRAGVSPHTAKYYLDRVKDKYQQAGRPTYTKIDLALRVREDGWAPDG from the coding sequence GTGATCACCGTCGCGGTGGTCGACGACGACCGGATGCTGCTCGACGGACTTCGGGCGTGGCTGGACAACGCGACGGGCATCCGTCTGACGGCTACGGCCGACACGGTGGACGGACTCATCGCCGCCGGCCCGCTCTGCGACGTAGTCCTGCTGGACCTGGTGCTGCGGGACGCGTCCCTGCCCGCCGAGAACATCCGGCGGCTGCGGGAAGCGGGCAGCAGAGTGCTGGTCATCAGCGCGGTGGCCGACCGTCGGCGGATCATCGCGGCCGTCGCGGCGGGAGCGGACGGCTATCTGACCAAGGACCACGATCTGCCGACATTGGTGAATGCCGTCGAGGAAGTGGCCGGGGGCGGCACGGCGCACTCGGCGGAGCTGGCGTTCGCCTGGGCGTACGACGACGCTCCCGCGCGCCCTAGCCTGTCGCCGAAGGAGCTGGAGGTGCTGCTCGGTTACGCCTCCGGCCTGACGCTCAAGGCCACGGCACGGCGCGCCGGGGTCAGCCCGCACACGGCCAAGTACTACCTGGACCGGGTCAAGGACAAGTACCAGCAGGCGGGCCGCCCGACCTACACGAAGATCGACCTGGCGCTGCGGGTACGCGAGGACGGGTGGGCG
- a CDS encoding sensor histidine kinase, with product MSVGSGLQRAQAFMILATGLYRASHLVAGIVAVAQHQRGRPVAWAALGVVLVTSLLVFGTARSRGWFGTWPPVADTVAVGCVMPFVVFAGGARHPADMAWVMLLGGSASSVAAVAFTRRAAVYGVVAALALTHAAGYRLTGADMAVIAGNLNSVVASAVLAGVFWWYLRRQGSLLDAATAQALAAESQRARYVERIAHHRALHDTVLATLTTIASGRVDANAPLVRERCASEAAYLRRLVQQHADGEPAPGTAAALEGAVRSAESLGLRVSAQYHGLPEIPAHAAAALADAVTEALNNVLRHAGTGHAYVTAAREDGRDRVVVTVVDQGVGFYLEDVAKGLGLRCSVRARMREAGGAAEVDSACGEGTRIELSWPA from the coding sequence GTGAGTGTGGGATCGGGGCTCCAACGGGCCCAGGCGTTCATGATTCTGGCGACGGGCCTGTACCGGGCCAGCCATCTGGTGGCCGGGATTGTCGCGGTCGCGCAGCACCAGCGTGGGCGGCCGGTCGCGTGGGCGGCACTGGGGGTGGTTCTTGTGACCAGCCTGCTGGTCTTCGGCACAGCCCGGTCGCGGGGGTGGTTCGGCACATGGCCGCCGGTGGCCGACACGGTGGCCGTGGGGTGCGTGATGCCGTTCGTCGTCTTCGCGGGCGGTGCGCGGCACCCGGCGGACATGGCGTGGGTGATGCTGCTGGGCGGGTCAGCGAGCTCGGTGGCGGCGGTGGCGTTCACCAGGCGGGCGGCGGTGTATGGCGTGGTAGCGGCGCTGGCGTTGACGCATGCGGCCGGGTACCGGCTGACTGGTGCGGACATGGCTGTGATCGCGGGGAACCTCAATTCGGTCGTCGCGTCGGCCGTGCTGGCCGGCGTCTTCTGGTGGTATCTGCGCCGCCAGGGCAGCCTGCTCGACGCCGCGACTGCGCAGGCGCTGGCGGCCGAGTCCCAACGGGCCCGATACGTGGAGCGGATCGCTCATCACCGGGCGTTGCACGACACGGTGCTGGCGACGCTGACCACGATCGCGAGCGGCCGGGTCGACGCCAACGCGCCGCTGGTGCGGGAACGTTGCGCCAGTGAGGCCGCGTATCTGCGGCGGCTGGTCCAGCAGCATGCCGACGGGGAGCCCGCGCCGGGGACCGCGGCGGCGCTGGAGGGCGCGGTGCGGTCGGCTGAGAGCCTCGGGCTGCGGGTGAGCGCCCAGTACCACGGTCTGCCGGAGATACCGGCGCATGCCGCCGCGGCCCTTGCGGACGCGGTGACGGAGGCGTTGAACAACGTCCTGCGCCACGCGGGTACGGGCCACGCCTACGTGACGGCTGCACGGGAGGACGGGCGCGACCGGGTCGTGGTGACCGTCGTCGACCAGGGTGTCGGCTTCTACCTCGAGGATGTCGCCAAGGGGCTCGGCCTGCGCTGCTCGGTGCGTGCGCGGATGCGCGAGGCCGGCGGCGCGGCCGAGGTCGACAGCGCGTGCGGCGAGGGGACCCGGATCGAACTGAGCTGGCCCGCGTGA